From Solanum lycopersicum chromosome 8, SLM_r2.1, the proteins below share one genomic window:
- the LOC138337732 gene encoding uncharacterized protein → MSEVVADINVQEAADVNTVGAKPDDATEDCQKPLHTLDDFILLDKDLSQINWTEESYLKKRAQVDQNKKKVSPKKRGRKKNPGKLITSPFTQHFESGGTLCVTRQVFETKHPFLYASGGDDESDLIDSFTKWLYMGTKKRGKKPYTDALNVINPAFELGVCTVDERLWFFKLAHSGQQWCDEVCYINFSWTLIFL, encoded by the exons ATGTCAGAGGTTGTTGCTGATATAAATG TCCAAGAGGCTGCTGATGTGAATACAGTTGGGGCGAAACCTGATG ATGCAACAGAGGATTGTCAAAAACCTTTGCATACTTTAGATGactttattttacttgataaaGATCTTTCTCAGATCAATTGGACTGAAGAATCTTATCTAAAAAAAAGAGCCCAAGTtgatcaaaacaaaaagaaagtgtCACCGAAGAAACGTGGCAGAAAGAAAAATCCAGGAAAGTTAATAACATCTCCCTTCACACAACATTTTGAATCTGGAGGAACTTTATGTGTTACACGTCAGGTTTTTGAGACAAAACATCCTTTTTTATATGCAAGCGGAGGAGATGATGAATCTGATTTGATCGATTCATTCACTAAGTGGCTTTATATGGGtacaaaaaagag GGGAAAGAAACCTTATACAGATGCTCTTAATGTTATCAATCCAGCATTTGAATTGGGTGTCTGTACAGTAGATGAAAGACTCTGGTTTTTCAAATTGGCACATTCTGGACAACAatggtgtgatgaggtttgttatataaattttagttggacgttaatatttctttga